Genomic DNA from Nomascus leucogenys isolate Asia chromosome 10, Asia_NLE_v1, whole genome shotgun sequence:
ctgtattacagcctgggcaacagagtgagacccagtctcaaaaaaaattaatgggccaggcacggtggttcatgcctgtaatcccagaactttgggaggccgaggagggctgatcacctgaggtcaggggtttgagaccagcctggccaacatggtgaaaccctttgtctactaaaaatacaaaattagctggatgtggtggtgtgtgcctgtagtcccagttactcagggggctgaggcaggagaatcgcttgaatctgggaggcggaccttgcagtgagttgagatcacaccactggactccagcttgggcaacagagtgagacttcatctcaaaaaaataataataaaaaaattaaagtaatgttatatgtgtatgtataaatacattCCTGTCTCTCTGAGGGTATGTATCAGAGAGGTTTAATGAAGCAATTTTGTAGTGGAAAACACAAAACattgacaaacacacacacacacaaataattataaaaatgtgctTATTGACATAGAAAAATAGCCAAGATACATTATTGGGTAGATTATGAGATGGTATGTAGGGTAAGATCatactttgatttaaaaatatggccaggcgcagtggctcacgcctgtgatcccagtactttgggaggccgaggtgggtggatcacgaggtcaggagatcgagaccatcctggctaacacagtgaaaccccatctctgctaaaagaaatacaaaaaattagccaggtgtggtggtgggtgcctgtagtcccagctactcgggaggctgagacaggagaatggcgtgaacccgggaagcagagcgtacagtgagccgagattgtgccactgcactccagcctgggcaacatagtgagactccatctcaaaaaaaaaaaaaaagttaaaaatgtacatgtaagtggcacatgcctgtagtcccagctattcagaagactgaggcagaggatcacttgagcccaggagatcaaggctgcagtgagctgtgatcatgccactgcactccagcctgggcaacacagcaagaccctgtctcaaaaggaagaaaacaaaaaatttattaattaactTAGATAAGAAATCTGGTATTTAAACATAAACAGTTTGATTTATGTGAAATGGATTTATAGACCCTAAATCATTGGGGAGtttaagagaaatgtaaaatattaaatttctcttttgaacaaaggcatttaaaaatagcATACAGATATCAGGTGGGGGAGTTAGGGTAGGTAGGGCAGGAGGAAATGGGATGGGATTTGGGAGACCAGaaaaattcctttttcctctaaatTCGTCTCTGgaactaattttattctttattttcccatAATATTAAACAGATTTGAGCAATGCTGTGTACAGTGAGATGTTCGTTGGCTCAGATGAGTTTGACTTCTTTCAAATTGGAATGGACACTGAGATAACGTTTTGTTTCAAAGAATTGAAGGTAAATAAAGATTTGTATCAAATTCAAATTTTCACTGTAAGTTTTTATAaggattttaagtttttttcttcttttcttttttcagggaATACTGACATTTTCAGAAGCTACACATGCTCCtatatccatttattttgatttcCCTGGGAAGTAGGTCCTTGAGAATTTTTCTGagcttgtttcttttgttttatatcaATAAGAAAACCATTTGGATCACTTTGAAATTAATTAACACCTCAGGAATACGTAAACTTTACTATTAATACTTATCAAACTAAAATTTTGAAAGATGCTAAAACatggcatttaaaattttattttttcttttttcagacggagtctcgctctgtcgcccaggctggagtgcagtggcatgatctcggctcactgcaggctccgcctcccgggttcaagcaattctcctgcctcagcctcccaagtagctgggattataggcatctaccaccatgcctggctaatttttgtatttttggtagagacagggtttcaccatgttggccaggctggcctcgaactcctgatttcaagagatccaccggcctcagcctcctaaagtgctgggattacaggcgtgagccacagcacccggcctactgtttttttttttttttttttttttttttgagatggagtttcgcttttgttgcccaggctggggtgcaatggtacaatctcagctcactgcaacctccgtctcccaggttcaagtgattctcctgcctcagcctcctgagtagctgggattacagacatgtgtcatcacgcccagctaattttttttttttttgtatttttagtagagatggggtttctccatgttggtcaggctggtctcaaactcgcaacctcagatgatccgcccgcctcagcctctcctgttTCTTTTTAGTCCAGAATTAAGTATCATTTCTAATGTGTTTCTAATGTCCATCAGAAAATGAGTGTCACTGTTGCTCTGACTTGGCTTTTTTAGACCTCTGGCTTTAAGTATTGATGATATGTTAGTGGAAGCTAACTTTATTTTGGCCACATTAGCTGAGGAACCAAGTAGAGCATCTTCACCACAGTCACTGTGTCTTTCACAGAAACGAAAAAGGTAAGACTGTTTTAACTTCTTTATTACTTGGGACAAGCCATCAtaatcttattttgaaataattcactGCTATTCACTTAGGAAACAACTGAGGAGTGAAATATTAGATAACAAATTTTGACTGAATACGGAAGAGCTGTAGTGAAACTTACCTGGAGCATAGAAACATCACCAATCTCGTGtcagatatttgctttttctgttcTGACCAGAATTGAACAAGACTGTCTGGTTTATCTGTGTTGTTTCCCAGAACTGAAttccaatttttagtttttgttgctgttgttgttgttgttgttattgttttagacaaggtctcactcccattgcccaggcttgagtgctgtggcgcaatctcaagtcactgcagcctccatttccctggctcaagtgatcctcccacctcagcctcccaagtagctgggactataggcatgtgccaccacacccagctaattttttgtattttttttgtagagacagggtttcaccatgttgcccaggatggtctcaaacttctgggctcaagccatccacctgcctcagcctcccagagtgctgggattacaggtgtgagtcaccacattggacctttagttgttttttttgtttttttttttttaggggtaACATAGTGTTTTCACAAGAAAGTCTATATTCACTTCCTAGAACTTTTGCTCAGATATAGGGATAGCCattgctttcttgcttttttttttgtttttgtgacagagtctcactgtgttgtccaggctagagtgcagtggcacaatctcggctcactgaaacctccaacccctgggttcaagcacttctcctgcctcagcccccctagtagctgggatgacatgtgtgcaccaccacgcctggctaatttttgtatttttagtagggacggggtttcactatgttggtcaggctggtctcgaactcctgaccttgtgatccgcccgcctcagcctcccaaagcgctgggattacaggtgtgagccactgcgcctggcttttttttctttcttaatttcttttcttttgggggaAGAATGATGCTTTATTGTAAAAGTTATttcagaaaatttggaaaatagagaaaagtacaaagaagaaaataaaacttactcGTAATTGCATCACCCAGAGATAGCCAAACACTCTGGCTCACTGCATTTTCTTTCAGACTTAATTTTGTGTATacttgtattttcaaatttttaaaaaaaattttttgagacagggtctcactctgtcacccaggctggagtgcagtagcacagtcatggctcatcatagtctcaacctcccaggctcaagcattccacctcagcctcctgagtagccaggactacaggcacctgccaccacacccagctaattcttgtgttttttgtagagattgggttttaccatgttgcccaggctggtctcttaactcctgggctcaagcagtctgcctgtctcagcctcccagagtgctaggattacagatgtgagccactgcacccggcctatccttgtattttaaaatgagattaggATCATAGAGCATATGCGGTTTTGGTATTAACGGGTATGTTTCAATATCACTGATAATGACTTGAaaacatgattctttttttttttttgagtcagagtctcgctttgtcacccaggctggagtgcagtggcaccatctcagctcattgcaacctccgcctcctgggttcaagcagttctctgcctcaccctccagagtagctgggattacaggtgcctgccaccatgcccggctaatttttttgtatttttagtagagacgaggtttcaccatcttggccctgctggtcttggactcctgacctcgtgatccaccccttcttggcctcccaaagtgttgagattacaggcgtgagccactgtgcccggccgaaaaCATGATTCTTAATGACTGTACACAATTTTATCATATAGATGTATAGCAATTTACTTGACTTTTCCCCTAACTTGCTCCTGTTACCATATCACAAGATATTCTATGCACAGAGTTGCTTTACTGAAAGATTTGTCTGTCAAGAGAACTTATAAATGaccatatatataaattttaacttGCAACAATTTAGTTCCATGTATTTCAATATATTCCCTAATCCAGTGCTGTCACTGTCATCCCATATTGTCCTagttatataaaaaatacatttcacaaTAAACAGTTCATTCATTTAATGCCTATTAATACCTCAGGTCAGATCTGATTGAAAAAAAGGCTGGCAAAAATGTAACTGGCCAGGCCCTGGAATGTATTTCAAGAAAAGCAGCACCAAGAAAGCTTTATCCTAAGAAGACTCTCACAAACATATCTGCATTGGAAAACTGTGGAAGCCCTGCAATGAAAAGAGCGGATGGAGATGTCAGTGAAGTATCAGAAAGCAGTGTCAGCAACACAGAGGAAGTGCCAGGGTCTCTGTGTCTCAGAAAGGTAAAAGAAAAGCGTTGAGATTCAACCACATCTCAGTCAAGAATTCTCATCTGTCTCCCTTTGCAGTCTTCCTCCCCAATCCCCACCCGGCCATGTTCTGaaaattgattttcttattttttgatatggGAAAAGTGAAGCTAGTCTGAATTATAGAATGAAGAAAAGTCTCAGAGAAAAGTCTGATTTACAGAATATCAATAGAAAATA
This window encodes:
- the RAD9B gene encoding cell cycle checkpoint control protein RAD9B isoform X6, producing MDLSNAVYSEMFVGSDEFDFFQIGMDTEITFCFKELKGILTFSEATHAPISIYFDFPGKPLALSIDDMLVEANFILATLAEEPSRASSPQSLCLSQKRKRSDLIEKKAGKNVTGQALECISRKAAPRKLYPKKTLTNISALENCGSPAMKRADGDVSEVSESSVSNTEEVPGSLCLRKFSCIFFGAVSSDQQEHFNHPFDSLAKASDSEEDMNNGSFSIF
- the RAD9B gene encoding cell cycle checkpoint control protein RAD9B isoform X4, with product MEVESRMVDTRGWEWCVGIKRTHNICFQESQPLQVIFDKNVCTNTLMIQPRLLADAIVLFTSSQEEVTLAVTPLNFCLKSSNEESMDLSNAVYSEMFVGSDEFDFFQIGMDTEITFCFKELKGILTFSEATHAPISIYFDFPGKPLALSIDDMLVEANFILATLAEEPSRASSPQSLCLSQKRKRSDLIEKKAGKNVTGQALECISRKAAPRKLYPKKTLTNISALENCGSPAMKRADGDVSEVSESSVSNTEEVPGSLCLRKFSCIFFGAVSSDQQEHFNHPFDSLAKASDSEEDMNNGSFSIF
- the RAD9B gene encoding cell cycle checkpoint control protein RAD9B isoform X5: MAAMLKCVMSGSQVKVFGKAVQALSRISDELWLDPSKKGLALRCVNSSRSAYGCVLFSPVFFQHYQWSALVKMNENELDPTLNLKCKLGMKSILPIFRCLNSLERNIEKCQIFTRSDKCKVVIQFFYRHDLSNAVYSEMFVGSDEFDFFQIGMDTEITFCFKELKGILTFSEATHAPISIYFDFPGKPLALSIDDMLVEANFILATLAEEPSRASSPQSLCLSQKRKRSDLIEKKAGKNVTGQALECISRKAAPRKLYPKKTLTNISALENCGSPAMKRADGDVSEVSESSVSNTEEVPGSLCLRKCAA
- the RAD9B gene encoding cell cycle checkpoint control protein RAD9B isoform X3, which encodes MNENELDPTLNLKCKLGMKSILPIFRCLNSLERNIEKCQIFTRSDKCKVVIQFFYRHGIKRTHNICFQESQPLQVIFDKNVCTNTLMIQPRLLADAIVLFTSSQEEVTLAVTPLNFCLKSSNEESMDLSNAVYSEMFVGSDEFDFFQIGMDTEITFCFKELKGILTFSEATHAPISIYFDFPGKPLALSIDDMLVEANFILATLAEEPSRASSPQSLCLSQKRKRSDLIEKKAGKNVTGQALECISRKAAPRKLYPKKTLTNISALENCGSPAMKRADGDVSEVSESSVSNTEEVPGSLCLRKFSCIFFGAVSSDQQEHFNHPFDSLAKASDSEEDMNNGSFSIF